One genomic segment of uncultured Desulfobacter sp. includes these proteins:
- a CDS encoding P-loop NTPase fold protein, whose translation MEKICMLLSVKRWLDMMCLLAIAFTICVIFSSYIESCSMKLYLITLLYPDWVRVLINSLLAMIIWQILFQLGGYRVRFPYLNSFFKYPPTWFFGVLGGGLYLYFLSIFKYENFIALQGIGLSICSFLLGIAVVSIYNLKTPNKLVSSDLECNGLDSFDELISNPVNLIYWIEIEKPIESPNEDLFGFSIISERVAGLLRSEKIQTIGIVGPYGCGKSSLINLIKTSLAQPFKSQNHRVEKLFEGNVLTCQVDGWGRSKDSIARQILAIAVRRLSLEVDCLSIITLPSGYQKALSGSKNVIAAMASALLGSEKDPVDILKRLDTILQTINTRIVIILEDLDRNVSKDSIDKEMPSLLDRLKCLEQVSFILAIGTGQEYSDVLVRICEHLETLS comes from the coding sequence ATGGAAAAGATCTGTATGCTTCTCAGTGTTAAAAGATGGCTTGATATGATGTGCTTGTTGGCGATAGCCTTCACTATATGTGTAATTTTTTCTTCATATATTGAATCCTGCTCCATGAAACTTTATTTAATTACTCTTTTGTATCCGGATTGGGTAAGAGTTTTAATTAATAGTCTATTGGCAATGATTATCTGGCAAATATTATTCCAACTTGGAGGATATAGAGTCAGGTTCCCTTATTTAAATTCATTCTTTAAGTACCCACCTACATGGTTTTTTGGAGTGTTGGGGGGTGGATTATATCTATATTTTCTTTCGATTTTCAAATACGAAAATTTCATTGCTCTTCAAGGGATAGGTTTGAGCATTTGCTCTTTTCTACTTGGAATAGCCGTGGTTTCAATCTACAACTTAAAAACGCCTAATAAACTTGTATCATCGGACCTTGAATGTAATGGCTTAGATAGTTTTGACGAACTTATCAGTAATCCTGTAAACCTAATCTATTGGATAGAAATTGAAAAGCCAATTGAAAGCCCAAATGAAGATTTATTCGGTTTTTCAATTATTTCTGAAAGGGTTGCCGGATTACTGCGAAGTGAAAAAATTCAGACAATTGGTATAGTGGGACCTTATGGGTGCGGGAAAAGTAGTTTGATTAATTTAATTAAAACATCTTTAGCGCAACCATTCAAGTCACAAAATCACAGAGTTGAAAAATTGTTTGAAGGCAACGTTTTAACTTGTCAAGTTGATGGGTGGGGACGATCAAAAGATTCAATAGCTCGTCAAATATTGGCAATTGCGGTGCGACGGCTTTCATTGGAGGTCGATTGCCTTTCGATTATTACACTGCCATCTGGGTATCAAAAAGCTCTTTCCGGTTCAAAAAATGTAATTGCAGCAATGGCTTCGGCATTATTGGGTTCAGAAAAGGATCCTGTTGATATTCTGAAAAGGTTGGATACCATCCTACAGACAATAAATACGAGGATAGTTATCATTTTAGAAGATTTGGATCGGAATGTATCGAAAGATTCAATCGATAAGGAAATGCCTTCTCTCTTAGACCGGTTGAAATGTTTGGAACAAGTCTCGTTTATTTTGGCAATTGGAACAGGGCAAGAATATTCTGATGTTCTTGTCAGAATCTGTGAACACTTGGAGACTTTGTCATGA
- a CDS encoding shikimate kinase, with product MKVFLVGVSCVGKSSIGALLARRLNYNFYDLDDEIESFFDTSIEKMQKKYPTTDSFRKQSSKALKNLLSKKQAKRSVIALPPSGLMDHYWRIVKKSKGIIVVLKDSPENILKRISFYDIDSRPIEKILTEKEKAMYLDEIKKDIAYFGLTNSKAHLIVDISDLGLNDSAVKVQESIIQLKKRELRI from the coding sequence ATGAAAGTTTTCTTAGTAGGAGTAAGCTGCGTTGGCAAATCGTCCATAGGGGCATTGTTGGCAAGAAGGTTAAATTATAATTTTTATGACCTTGACGATGAAATTGAATCTTTTTTTGATACGTCAATTGAAAAGATGCAAAAAAAATATCCGACTACCGATTCGTTTCGGAAGCAATCATCCAAAGCTCTTAAAAATCTTCTTTCAAAAAAACAGGCCAAAAGAAGTGTTATAGCCTTACCCCCAAGTGGGTTAATGGATCATTATTGGCGTATAGTCAAAAAGTCTAAAGGTATTATAGTCGTTTTGAAAGACTCTCCGGAAAACATCCTGAAAAGGATATCATTCTATGATATCGATTCTCGTCCAATAGAAAAGATTCTGACAGAAAAAGAAAAAGCCATGTACCTTGACGAGATAAAAAAAGATATTGCTTATTTTGGACTTACAAACTCAAAAGCCCACTTAATTGTTGATATTTCGGATTTAGGCTTGAATGATAGCGCAGTGAAAGTACAAGAATCGATAATTCAATTAAAGAAGAGAGAGCTAAGAATATAA
- a CDS encoding 4Fe-4S binding protein yields the protein MHRIDPDECQSCGACASACPVEAISMPAGKNYFEISDECIDCGECEAECGFNAILIE from the coding sequence ATGCATAGAATAGATCCCGATGAATGTCAGTCCTGTGGCGCATGCGCAAGCGCCTGTCCTGTTGAGGCAATCAGCATGCCGGCCGGGAAAAATTATTTCGAGATAAGTGACGAATGTATTGATTGCGGCGAATGTGAAGCCGAATGCGGTTTCAACGCGATTCTTATTGAGTAG